The Anopheles coluzzii chromosome 2, AcolN3, whole genome shotgun sequence genome window below encodes:
- the LOC120950948 gene encoding luciferin 4-monooxygenase-like has protein sequence MHTKEDDQFVLYGGPDPTDLDRYGSLGEVIVAELKLRPANIGLIDPVTLEELSYSQILERSARLAIGLAKLGIKRTDNVAIFSQNSLEYCITMFGSIFVGAPLALLNPAYVEGELRHAIGLANPKLIFISPDVLQKLMHTLRGIQGPKPRVVLCGEHPDARQYPELIPFASLLDNAPLDVNVYRPEPVNKAGQVALIVLSSGTTGLPKGVELTHQSIIATIAHSKESAKLLELPDQLVALAVTPLFHVVAGVGLLNMVTNNCRCVVMPRFDPHLFLSCIEKYRVNLMTLVPPLMVFLAKHPMVDNYDLSSLMTLFCGAAPLSKEIEDQVRERLGVAFIRQGYGMSETTLGVLMQDGFENKAGSVGKVRMGQWVKVIDPETGRALGPNQRGELCFKGSLIMKGYVGKEQAIDADGWLHTGDIAYYDDDHEFFIVDRIKELIKYKGFQVPPAELEAILLEHPKVSDAAVIGVPDERAGELPLAFVVKEHGEQLTEQEVKDFVASKVSEQKRLYGGVRFIEQIPKTASGKILRRELRDLVKNTKSKL, from the exons ATGCATACCAAAGAGGACGACCAGTTCGTGTTGTACGGTGGACCCGACCCAACTGACCTGGACCGCTATGGGTCGCTCGGAGAGGTGATAGTTGCAGAGTTGAAGCTGCGCCCGGCGAATATTGGTTTG ATAGATCCGGTTACGCTGGAAGAACTGAGCTACAGCCAAATATTAGAGCGATCTGCGCGGCTTGCCATTGGACTTGCGAAGCTAGGCATCAAGCGGACGGACAATGTGGCCATCTTCAGCCAGAACAGCCTGGAGTATTGCATCACGATGTTTGGTAGCATATTCGTCGGTGCTCCGCTGGCACTGCTCAATCCAGCCTATGTCGAAG GGGAGCTAAGGCACGCGATAGGACTGGCGAACCCAAAGCTTATCTTCATATCGCCCGATGTGCTTCAAAAGCTGATGCACACGCTCCGTGGAATACAGGGCCCAAAGCCGCGCGTTGTGCTGTGTGGCGAACATCCGGACGCTAGACAATATCCGGAGCTGATCCCGTTCGCCAGTCTGCTCGACAATGCACCGTTGGATGTAAATGTCTATCGACCGGAGCCAGTCAACAAGGCTGGACAGGTGGCGCTAATCGTATTGTCTTCCGGAACAACAGGCCTACCTAAGGGAGTTGAGTTGACGCATCAGAGCATTATTGCTACGATCGCACACTCGAAAGAGTCGGCTAAGCTGCTGGAGCTACCCGATCAGCTGGTAGCACTAGCAGTGACTCCTCTGTTCCACGTCGTCGCCGGTGTCGGGTTGCTGAATATGGTTACCAACAATTGCCGGTGTGTGGTGATGCCACGATTTGATCCACACCTGTTTCTTAGCTGTATTGAAAAGTATCGCGTAAATCTAATGACACTCGTACCTCCGCTGATGGTCTTTCTGGCCAAACATCCCATGGTGGACAACTACGATCTCTCCTCGCTGATGACGCTGTTCTGTGGCGCGGCTCCGTTGAGCAAAGAGATCGAAGATCAGGTGCGGGAGCGACTGGGTGTAGCTTTCATTCGGCAAGGGTACGGCATGAGTGAAACCACGCTCGGTGTGCTGATGCAGGACGGATTCGAGAACAAAGCGGGCAGCGTGGGAAAGGTGCGCATGGGCCAGTGGGTGAAGGTGATTGACCCGGAGACGGGCCGTGCGCTCGGACCGAACCAGCGGGGTGAGCTGTGCTTTAAGGGCTCATTGATCATGAAAGGATATGTGGGCAAGGAGCAGGCCATCGATGCTGACGGTTGGCTGCACACGGGCGACATTGCGTACTACGATGATGATCACGAGTTTTTCATCGTGGACCGGATCAAGGAGCTGATCAAGTACAAGGGCTTCCAGGTACCGCCGGCCGAGCTGGAAGCGATACTGCTCGAACATCCGAAGGTAAGTGATGCGGCTGTTATCGGCGTACCGGACGAGCGTGCTGGCGAGCTTCCACTAGCGTTCGTTGTGAAAGAGCATGGCGAGCAGCTGACGGAGCAGGAGGTGAAGGACTTTGTCGCGAGCAAGGTGTCGGAGCAGAAGCGCTTGTACGGTGGCGTTCGGTTTATCGAGCAAATTCCAAAGACGGCGAGCGGTAAAATATTGCGCCGTGAGCTAAGGGACCTGGTTAAAAATACTAAATCAAAGTTGTAA